One Phaseolus vulgaris cultivar G19833 chromosome 4, P. vulgaris v2.0, whole genome shotgun sequence DNA window includes the following coding sequences:
- the LOC137838804 gene encoding uncharacterized protein, translating to MARRPPTPPPPAALHQLETTRLAAEASQLHQQPHTFSLEDFLRHNPPKFNGRVNPNEADQWVRDIERIFEATQFPEERKLSYAIYVLTEEAEFWWIGMKQMMEEIGEHATWENFKVIFLEEYFPNNVRYAKEIEFMQLDQGNLSVTEYATRFKHLARFYTQTMTEAWRCRKFEFGLKQKLKEVVIPMSIRDFSVLVEKAKVVERLKSSSRLAKPQVGGPSRSTPKYEDKKKPYSKPQSFRSGGPTSQLLSNVKCFRCGGEHIVKCFPHPVSNVTCDRCHRYGHATKDCRVRLLVPNITGVQQNNNHKPRAIGRVFAISGAKASQSDSLVRGICSILRTQLFVLFDSGATHSFISFDCAKKLKLPVQELEIELVVSTPTEVQEFMDVFPDEIPGLPPKREIEFAIDLIPGAGPVSNSPYRMTPTELAN from the exons atggcacgtagaccacctactcctcctccacca GCcgcccttcatcaattagaaacaactagattagcagcagaagcatctcaacttcatcaacaaccccatacCTTTAGTCTGGAGGATTTTCTGAGACACAATCCACCCAAGTTTAATGGGAGGGTAAATCCAAATGAAGCAGAccagtgggtgagagacatagaaagaatatttgaagctactcaattccctgaagagagaaagttatccTATGCCATTTATGTACTAACTGAAGAAGCTGAATTTTGGTGGATAggcatgaagcaaatgatggaagaaATAGGAGAACATGCCACttgggagaacttcaaagtaatATTTCTAGAGGAGTATTTTCCTAATAATGTCAgatatgcaaaagaaattgaattcatgcagTTGGACCAAGGAAATCTTTCAGTCACtgaatatgctactaggttcaaacacctagctagattctacacccagaccatgactgaggcttggagatgtagaaaatttgagtttgggttgaAGCAAAAGCTTAAGGAAGTGGTGATTCCTATGTCTATTAGAGATTTCTCTGTTCtagtggagaaagcaaaagtagTGGAGAGGTTGAAAAGTAGTAGCAGACTTGCTAAGCCTCAAGTGGGAGGACCTTCTAGAAGCACACCCAAATATGAAGATAAAAAGAAGCCTTATTCCAAACCTCAATCCTTCAGGAGTGGAGGGCCTACTTCTCAGTTGCTATCAAATGTCAAATGTTTTAGGTGTGGTGGGGAACACATAGTTAAATGTTTTCCTCATCCGGTGTCAAACGTTACATGTGATAGATGCCATAGATATGGTCATGCTACGAAGGATTGTCGTGTCAGACTTCTAGTCCCAAATATTACTGGAGTGCAGCAGAATAATAATCATAAACCCAGAGCTATTGGTAGAGTTTTTGCCATTAGTGGAGCTAAAGCTTCGCAGTCCGATagccttgttagaggtatttgttctatccttagaacacaattatttgtattgtttgattctggggcaacccattcttttatatcttttgattgtgctaagaaacttaagttgCCAGTCCAAGAGTTAGAAAttgagttggtggtatctacaccaacagaag ttcaagagtttatggatgtatttcctgatgagattcctggacttccacctaaaagagagatagagtttgcaatagACTTGATTCCTGGAGCAGGCCCTGTGTCAAATTCTCCATACCGAATGACACCAACAGAGTTAgcgaattga